The following proteins are encoded in a genomic region of Natrinema sp. DC36:
- the argH gene encoding argininosuccinate lyase — protein MTEESAHDGSEFESDVATDGGSDDEGVVRRDRFSGGPARSFLSSLAADERIFAADLEVDRAHTVMLAEQGIIGDDVAGQILTAIDAIEVDGHDSLPDGEDVHEAIETAVIERIGADGGKMHTARSRNDEVATCIRYRLREDVLEAIETTLALRESLVEVAEAHTETIMPGYTHLQPAQPTTMAHWALAYEGAIRRDTERLLEAYGRINESPLGGAAFAGTTFDIDRERVADLLGFERVVENSMDAASSRDFLLETVQALSTHATTLSGLAEDVIIFANRGFVDLADDYSSTSSIMPQKKNPDTLELVRAVAGDAAGGVQGLTTTLKGLPRAYNRDLQRATPHAWETVDAVTEASEVAAGAVATADWNEETLAAAAGEGFSTATGVADLLAANGLPFRTAHELVAIAAERGADYDALEAAAQEVLGESLEAHVDPEAVVNALDPAESVASRDSQGGPAPEAVAPQLESAREALATDEETLADASDALEAARGALRSEVNGYV, from the coding sequence ATGACCGAGGAGAGCGCTCACGACGGGTCCGAATTCGAGTCGGACGTCGCTACCGACGGCGGTTCCGACGACGAGGGGGTCGTCCGCCGGGACCGCTTCAGCGGCGGCCCCGCCCGGAGCTTCCTCTCCTCGCTCGCGGCGGACGAACGCATTTTCGCGGCCGACCTCGAGGTCGACCGCGCGCATACAGTCATGCTCGCCGAGCAGGGAATTATCGGAGACGACGTGGCCGGTCAGATCCTGACCGCGATCGACGCGATCGAGGTCGACGGCCACGACTCATTGCCCGACGGCGAGGACGTCCACGAGGCCATCGAGACCGCCGTCATCGAACGCATCGGTGCGGACGGCGGGAAGATGCACACCGCGCGCTCGCGCAACGACGAGGTCGCGACCTGCATCCGCTATCGCCTGCGCGAGGACGTCCTCGAGGCGATCGAGACGACGCTGGCGCTGCGCGAGTCGCTGGTCGAGGTCGCCGAGGCGCACACTGAGACGATCATGCCCGGCTACACCCACCTTCAGCCCGCCCAGCCGACCACGATGGCCCACTGGGCGCTGGCCTACGAGGGAGCCATCCGCCGCGACACCGAACGCTTGCTCGAGGCCTACGGCCGAATAAACGAGTCGCCCCTCGGTGGAGCCGCGTTCGCGGGGACGACGTTCGATATCGACCGCGAGCGCGTCGCCGACTTGCTCGGCTTCGAGCGCGTCGTCGAGAACTCGATGGACGCCGCCTCGAGCCGGGACTTCCTGCTCGAGACGGTGCAGGCGCTGTCGACGCACGCGACGACGCTGTCGGGGCTCGCGGAGGACGTGATCATCTTCGCAAACCGCGGCTTCGTCGATCTGGCGGACGACTACTCCTCGACGTCGTCGATCATGCCCCAGAAGAAGAACCCGGACACGCTGGAACTGGTCCGCGCGGTTGCGGGCGACGCGGCCGGCGGCGTCCAGGGACTGACGACGACGCTGAAGGGGCTGCCCCGCGCGTACAATCGCGATCTGCAGCGGGCGACGCCACACGCGTGGGAGACCGTCGACGCCGTGACGGAAGCCAGCGAGGTTGCGGCTGGTGCGGTTGCCACCGCCGACTGGAACGAGGAGACCCTCGCGGCGGCGGCCGGCGAGGGCTTTTCGACGGCGACGGGCGTCGCGGATCTGCTCGCGGCGAACGGGTTACCGTTCCGGACCGCACACGAACTGGTCGCCATCGCCGCCGAACGCGGGGCCGATTACGACGCCCTCGAGGCCGCCGCGCAGGAGGTGCTCGGCGAGTCGCTCGAGGCCCACGTCGACCCCGAGGCGGTCGTGAACGCGCTCGATCCGGCCGAAAGCGTCGCGAGCCGCGACTCGCAGGGCGGTCCCGCGCCCGAAGCGGTCGCTCCCCAGCTCGAGTCGGCCCGCGAGGCGCTCGCGACCGACGAGGAGACCCTCGCGGACGCGAGCGACGCGCTCGAGGCGGCCCGCGGGGCGCTCCGTTCGGAGGTGAACGGCTATGTCTGA
- a CDS encoding argininosuccinate synthase has translation MTRVALAFSGGLDTTVCVPLLEEEYGYDDVIGVTVDVGQPAEEFDEAEETAEALGLDHYVVDAREEFAQLCLESVRANATYQGYPLGTALARPVIAEAILEVAEEQNCTGIAHGCTGKGNDQLRFEAVWRSSDLEVIAPVRELGLTREWEQEYAAERDLPVEGGSGGDWSIDTNIWSRSVEGDDLEDPNYVPPRDIYEWTDEPGSETEEIEITFEEGYPVAVDGEEHEPVALIESLNELAGSYGVGRTDTMEDRMLGLKVRENYEHPAATTLLNAHEALEGLVLTQEERQFKNQIDQQWSQKGYEGLIDAPLVSALEGFIAETQKRVTGTVTIRFEGGQARPVARDSKFAAYSAEHASFDTETVGKIKQEDATGVAKYHGFQRRLANEAIAANAADEEVELATDGSGDDE, from the coding sequence ATGACACGCGTGGCACTTGCGTTTTCGGGCGGCCTGGACACGACTGTCTGTGTCCCGCTGCTCGAGGAAGAATACGGATACGACGACGTGATCGGCGTCACGGTCGACGTCGGCCAGCCGGCCGAAGAGTTCGACGAAGCCGAAGAAACCGCCGAAGCGCTCGGCCTGGACCATTACGTCGTCGACGCGCGAGAGGAATTCGCGCAACTCTGTCTCGAGAGCGTTCGCGCGAACGCGACCTATCAGGGCTACCCGCTGGGAACGGCGCTCGCCCGTCCGGTGATCGCGGAGGCGATCCTCGAGGTCGCGGAGGAACAGAACTGTACCGGCATCGCCCACGGCTGTACGGGCAAGGGCAACGACCAACTCCGCTTCGAGGCCGTCTGGCGCAGTTCGGACCTCGAAGTCATCGCCCCCGTTCGCGAACTCGGACTCACCCGCGAGTGGGAGCAGGAGTACGCTGCGGAGCGAGACCTGCCCGTCGAGGGCGGCAGCGGCGGCGACTGGTCGATCGACACCAACATCTGGAGCCGCTCCGTCGAGGGCGACGACCTCGAGGACCCCAACTACGTCCCGCCGCGGGACATCTACGAGTGGACCGACGAGCCCGGTAGCGAGACCGAGGAGATCGAGATCACCTTCGAGGAAGGCTACCCCGTCGCCGTCGATGGCGAGGAACACGAGCCGGTCGCACTCATCGAGTCCCTGAACGAACTCGCCGGGAGCTACGGCGTCGGACGCACGGACACGATGGAAGACCGCATGCTCGGGTTAAAGGTTCGCGAGAACTACGAGCACCCGGCCGCGACGACGCTGCTCAACGCCCACGAGGCCCTCGAGGGGCTCGTCCTCACGCAGGAGGAGCGTCAGTTCAAGAACCAGATCGACCAGCAGTGGTCCCAGAAAGGCTACGAGGGCCTGATCGACGCACCGCTCGTGAGCGCGCTCGAGGGCTTCATCGCGGAGACGCAAAAGCGCGTCACCGGTACCGTCACGATCCGCTTCGAGGGTGGACAGGCCCGGCCTGTCGCCCGCGACAGCAAGTTCGCGGCCTACTCGGCCGAGCACGCCTCCTTCGACACGGAGACGGTCGGCAAGATCAAACAGGAGGACGCCACCGGCGTCGCGAAGTACCACGGCTTCCAGCGCCGCCTCGCGAACGAGGCGATCGCCGCGAACGCGGCCGACGAGGAAGTCGAACTCGCGACCGACGGGAGCGGAGACGACGAGTAA